The following proteins are co-located in the Rattus norvegicus strain BN/NHsdMcwi chromosome 19, GRCr8, whole genome shotgun sequence genome:
- the Hsf4 gene encoding heat shock factor protein 4 isoform X1 → MQEAPAALPTEPGPSPVPAFLGKLWALVGDPGTDHLIRWSPSGTSFLVSDQSRFAKEVLPQYFKHSNMASFVRQLNMYGFRKVVSIEQGGLLRPERDHVEFQHPSFVRGCEQLLERVRRKVGQTAKYGETPVLVLIALFYVSPARMVPSACRYLRCEVMTLDGVLKTWADCWERQNEILWREVVTLRQSHSQQHRVIGKLIQCLFGPLQTGPSSTGAKRKLSLMLDEGSACSASAKFNACPVSGALLQDPYFIQSPLPETTVGLSPHRARGPIISDIPEDCPSPEGHRLSPSSAGRRVKGLALLKEEPASPGGDGEAGLALAPNECDFCVTAPPPLPVAVVQAILEGKGSFSPEGPRSIQQPEPRGPREVPDRGTLGLDRGNRSPESLLPPVLLRPPPETVEPMDALGPSLHGREWTLMDLDMELSLMQPLAPERAEAELTVKDLTSSGVGNDGKDHTLGTPLMLDVQADLEGAALSVPGALTLYNATESNASYLDPGASPSSP, encoded by the exons AGTGGCACCAGCTTCCTCGTAAGTGATCAGAGCCGCTTCGCCAAGGAAGTACTGCCCCAGTATTTCAAGCACAGCAATATGGCGAGCTTTGTTCGTCAACTCAACATGT ATGGTTTTCGGAAGGTGGTGAGCATCGAGCAAGGTGGCCTGCTAAGACCAGAGCGTGACCACGTTGAGTTTCAGCATCCGAGCTTCGTGCGAGGCTGTGAGCAGCTACTGGAGCGCGTGCGCCGCAAGGTGGGACAAACTGCAAAATATGGGGAAACACCAGTGTTGGTACTTATAGCTCTGTTTTATGTGTCCCCGGCCCGGATGGTGCCTTCTGCCTGCAGGTACCTGCGCTGCGAGGTGATGACACTCGATGGCGTCCTGAAGACCTGGGCCGACTGCTGGGAGAG GCAGAACGAGATCTTGTGGCGAGAGGTGGTGACGCTGCGGCAGAGCCACAGTCAGCAGCACCGGGTCATCGGCAAG CTAATCCAGTGCCTGTTTGGGCCACTTCAGACAGGGCCCAGCAGTACAGGAGCCAAGAGAAAGCT GTCCCTAATGCTAGATGAGGGGAGTGCATGTTCAGCATCTGCCAAATTCAATGCCTGCCCTGTGTCTGGTGCTCTGCTCCAGGACCCCTACTTTATCCAGTCG CCCCTCCCAGAGACCACCGTGGGCCTCAGCCCTCACAGGGCCAGAGGGCCTATCATCTCTGACATCCCAGAAGACTGCCCATCTCCTGAAGGACACAGGCTTTCTCCCTCCAGTGCTGGCAGGAG GGTGAAGGGCCTGGCACTGCTCAAAGAAGAGCCGGCCAGTCCAGGGGGGGATGGCGAGGCCGGGCTGGCCCTGGCCCCAAACGAGTGTGACTTCTGCGTGACAGCACCCCCACCGCTGCCCGTGGCTGTGGTGCAGGCCATCCTGGAAGGGAAAGGGAGCTTCAGCCCTGAGGGGCCCAGGAGCATACAACAGCCTGAACCAAGGGGCCCCAGGGAGGTACCTGACAG GGGAACTCTGGGCCTGGATCGCGGTAACCGGAGCCCAGAGAGTCTGCTGCCCCCCGTGCTGCTTCGGCCTCCCCCTGAAACTGTGGAGCCCATGGAT GCGCTGGGTCCTAGCCTGCATGGACGAGAATGGACCTTGATGGATCTGGACATGGAGTTGTCTCTG ATGCAGCCTTTGGCTCCAGAGAGGGCTGAAGCTGAGCTGACAGTCAAGGACTTGACTTCTTCAGGTGTAGGTAATGATG GGAAAGACCACACGCTGGGAACCCCACTCATGCTAGATGTTCAGGCGGATTTGGAGGGTGCAGCACTATCGGTGCCTGGGGCTTTAACCCTGTACAATGCCACCGAGAGCAATGCTTCCTACTTGGATCCTGGAGCCAGTCCCTCCTCTCCCTGA
- the Hsf4 gene encoding heat shock factor protein 4 isoform X2: protein MQEAPAALPTEPGPSPVPAFLGKLWALVGDPGTDHLIRWSPSGTSFLVSDQSRFAKEVLPQYFKHSNMASFVRQLNMYGFRKVVSIEQGGLLRPERDHVEFQHPSFVRGCEQLLERVRRKVPALRGDDTRWRPEDLGRLLGEVQALRGVQESTEARLQELRQQNEILWREVVTLRQSHSQQHRVIGKLIQCLFGPLQTGPSSTGAKRKLSLMLDEGSACSASAKFNACPVSGALLQDPYFIQSPLPETTVGLSPHRARGPIISDIPEDCPSPEGHRLSPSSAGRRVKGLALLKEEPASPGGDGEAGLALAPNECDFCVTAPPPLPVAVVQAILEGKGSFSPEGPRSIQQPEPRGPREVPDRGTLGLDRGNRSPESLLPPVLLRPPPETVEPMDALGPSLHGREWTLMDLDMELSLMQPLAPERAEAELTVKDLTSSGVGNDGKDHTLGTPLMLDVQADLEGAALSVPGALTLYNATESNASYLDPGASPSSP from the exons AGTGGCACCAGCTTCCTCGTAAGTGATCAGAGCCGCTTCGCCAAGGAAGTACTGCCCCAGTATTTCAAGCACAGCAATATGGCGAGCTTTGTTCGTCAACTCAACATGT ATGGTTTTCGGAAGGTGGTGAGCATCGAGCAAGGTGGCCTGCTAAGACCAGAGCGTGACCACGTTGAGTTTCAGCATCCGAGCTTCGTGCGAGGCTGTGAGCAGCTACTGGAGCGCGTGCGCCGCAAG GTACCTGCGCTGCGAGGTGATGACACTCGATGGCGTCCTGAAGACCTGGGCCGACTGCTGGGAGAGGTGCAAGCTTTGAGGGGAGTGCAGGAGAGCACGGAGGCACGGCTGCAGGAACTCAGGCA GCAGAACGAGATCTTGTGGCGAGAGGTGGTGACGCTGCGGCAGAGCCACAGTCAGCAGCACCGGGTCATCGGCAAG CTAATCCAGTGCCTGTTTGGGCCACTTCAGACAGGGCCCAGCAGTACAGGAGCCAAGAGAAAGCT GTCCCTAATGCTAGATGAGGGGAGTGCATGTTCAGCATCTGCCAAATTCAATGCCTGCCCTGTGTCTGGTGCTCTGCTCCAGGACCCCTACTTTATCCAGTCG CCCCTCCCAGAGACCACCGTGGGCCTCAGCCCTCACAGGGCCAGAGGGCCTATCATCTCTGACATCCCAGAAGACTGCCCATCTCCTGAAGGACACAGGCTTTCTCCCTCCAGTGCTGGCAGGAG GGTGAAGGGCCTGGCACTGCTCAAAGAAGAGCCGGCCAGTCCAGGGGGGGATGGCGAGGCCGGGCTGGCCCTGGCCCCAAACGAGTGTGACTTCTGCGTGACAGCACCCCCACCGCTGCCCGTGGCTGTGGTGCAGGCCATCCTGGAAGGGAAAGGGAGCTTCAGCCCTGAGGGGCCCAGGAGCATACAACAGCCTGAACCAAGGGGCCCCAGGGAGGTACCTGACAG GGGAACTCTGGGCCTGGATCGCGGTAACCGGAGCCCAGAGAGTCTGCTGCCCCCCGTGCTGCTTCGGCCTCCCCCTGAAACTGTGGAGCCCATGGAT GCGCTGGGTCCTAGCCTGCATGGACGAGAATGGACCTTGATGGATCTGGACATGGAGTTGTCTCTG ATGCAGCCTTTGGCTCCAGAGAGGGCTGAAGCTGAGCTGACAGTCAAGGACTTGACTTCTTCAGGTGTAGGTAATGATG GGAAAGACCACACGCTGGGAACCCCACTCATGCTAGATGTTCAGGCGGATTTGGAGGGTGCAGCACTATCGGTGCCTGGGGCTTTAACCCTGTACAATGCCACCGAGAGCAATGCTTCCTACTTGGATCCTGGAGCCAGTCCCTCCTCTCCCTGA
- the Hsf4 gene encoding heat shock factor protein 4 isoform X3, which translates to MQEAPAALPTEPGPSPVPAFLGKLWALVGDPGTDHLIRWSPSGTSFLVSDQSRFAKEVLPQYFKHSNMASFVRQLNMYGFRKVVSIEQGGLLRPERDHVEFQHPSFVRGCEQLLERVRRKVPALRGDDTRWRPEDLGRLLGEVQALRGVQESTEARLQELRQQNEILWREVVTLRQSHSQQHRVIGKLIQCLFGPLQTGPSSTGAKRKLSLMLDEGSACSASAKFNACPVSGALLQDPYFIQSPLPETTVGLSPHRARGPIISDIPEDCPSPEGHRLSPSSAGRRVKGLALLKEEPASPGGDGEAGLALAPNECDFCVTAPPPLPVAVVQAILEGKGSFSPEGPRSIQQPEPRGPREVPDRGTLGLDRGNRSPESLLPPVLLRPPPETVEPMDALGPSLHGREWTLMDLDMELSLMQPLAPERAEAELTVKDLTSSGVGKDHTLGTPLMLDVQADLEGAALSVPGALTLYNATESNASYLDPGASPSSP; encoded by the exons AGTGGCACCAGCTTCCTCGTAAGTGATCAGAGCCGCTTCGCCAAGGAAGTACTGCCCCAGTATTTCAAGCACAGCAATATGGCGAGCTTTGTTCGTCAACTCAACATGT ATGGTTTTCGGAAGGTGGTGAGCATCGAGCAAGGTGGCCTGCTAAGACCAGAGCGTGACCACGTTGAGTTTCAGCATCCGAGCTTCGTGCGAGGCTGTGAGCAGCTACTGGAGCGCGTGCGCCGCAAG GTACCTGCGCTGCGAGGTGATGACACTCGATGGCGTCCTGAAGACCTGGGCCGACTGCTGGGAGAGGTGCAAGCTTTGAGGGGAGTGCAGGAGAGCACGGAGGCACGGCTGCAGGAACTCAGGCA GCAGAACGAGATCTTGTGGCGAGAGGTGGTGACGCTGCGGCAGAGCCACAGTCAGCAGCACCGGGTCATCGGCAAG CTAATCCAGTGCCTGTTTGGGCCACTTCAGACAGGGCCCAGCAGTACAGGAGCCAAGAGAAAGCT GTCCCTAATGCTAGATGAGGGGAGTGCATGTTCAGCATCTGCCAAATTCAATGCCTGCCCTGTGTCTGGTGCTCTGCTCCAGGACCCCTACTTTATCCAGTCG CCCCTCCCAGAGACCACCGTGGGCCTCAGCCCTCACAGGGCCAGAGGGCCTATCATCTCTGACATCCCAGAAGACTGCCCATCTCCTGAAGGACACAGGCTTTCTCCCTCCAGTGCTGGCAGGAG GGTGAAGGGCCTGGCACTGCTCAAAGAAGAGCCGGCCAGTCCAGGGGGGGATGGCGAGGCCGGGCTGGCCCTGGCCCCAAACGAGTGTGACTTCTGCGTGACAGCACCCCCACCGCTGCCCGTGGCTGTGGTGCAGGCCATCCTGGAAGGGAAAGGGAGCTTCAGCCCTGAGGGGCCCAGGAGCATACAACAGCCTGAACCAAGGGGCCCCAGGGAGGTACCTGACAG GGGAACTCTGGGCCTGGATCGCGGTAACCGGAGCCCAGAGAGTCTGCTGCCCCCCGTGCTGCTTCGGCCTCCCCCTGAAACTGTGGAGCCCATGGAT GCGCTGGGTCCTAGCCTGCATGGACGAGAATGGACCTTGATGGATCTGGACATGGAGTTGTCTCTG ATGCAGCCTTTGGCTCCAGAGAGGGCTGAAGCTGAGCTGACAGTCAAGGACTTGACTTCTTCAGGTGTAG GGAAAGACCACACGCTGGGAACCCCACTCATGCTAGATGTTCAGGCGGATTTGGAGGGTGCAGCACTATCGGTGCCTGGGGCTTTAACCCTGTACAATGCCACCGAGAGCAATGCTTCCTACTTGGATCCTGGAGCCAGTCCCTCCTCTCCCTGA
- the Hsf4 gene encoding heat shock factor protein 4, translated as MGAGRRPRHRPPHPLEPDGFRKVVSIEQGGLLRPERDHVEFQHPSFVRGCEQLLERVRRKVPALRGDDTRWRPEDLGRLLGEVQALRGVQESTEARLQELRQQNEILWREVVTLRQSHSQQHRVIGKLIQCLFGPLQTGPSSTGAKRKLSLMLDEGSACSASAKFNACPVSGALLQDPYFIQSPSTCSPSQRPPWASALTGPEGLSSLTSQKTAHLLKDTGFLPPVLAGAPPPLPVAVVQAILEGKGSFSPEGPRSIQQPEPRGPREVPDRGTLGLDRGNRSPESLLPPVLLRPPPETVEPMDALGPSLHGREWTLMDLDMELSLMQPLAPERAEAELTVKDLTSSGVGKDHTLGTPLMLDVQADLEGAALSVPGALTLYNATESNASYLDPGASPSSP; from the exons ATGGTTTTCGGAAGGTGGTGAGCATCGAGCAAGGTGGCCTGCTAAGACCAGAGCGTGACCACGTTGAGTTTCAGCATCCGAGCTTCGTGCGAGGCTGTGAGCAGCTACTGGAGCGCGTGCGCCGCAAG GTACCTGCGCTGCGAGGTGATGACACTCGATGGCGTCCTGAAGACCTGGGCCGACTGCTGGGAGAGGTGCAAGCTTTGAGGGGAGTGCAGGAGAGCACGGAGGCACGGCTGCAGGAACTCAGGCA GCAGAACGAGATCTTGTGGCGAGAGGTGGTGACGCTGCGGCAGAGCCACAGTCAGCAGCACCGGGTCATCGGCAAG CTAATCCAGTGCCTGTTTGGGCCACTTCAGACAGGGCCCAGCAGTACAGGAGCCAAGAGAAAGCT GTCCCTAATGCTAGATGAGGGGAGTGCATGTTCAGCATCTGCCAAATTCAATGCCTGCCCTGTGTCTGGTGCTCTGCTCCAGGACCCCTACTTTATCCAGTCG CCTTCTACTTGCAGCCCCTCCCAGAGACCACCGTGGGCCTCAGCCCTCACAGGGCCAGAGGGCCTATCATCTCTGACATCCCAGAAGACTGCCCATCTCCTGAAGGACACAGGCTTTCTCCCTCCAGTGCTGGCAGGAG CACCCCCACCGCTGCCCGTGGCTGTGGTGCAGGCCATCCTGGAAGGGAAAGGGAGCTTCAGCCCTGAGGGGCCCAGGAGCATACAACAGCCTGAACCAAGGGGCCCCAGGGAGGTACCTGACAG GGGAACTCTGGGCCTGGATCGCGGTAACCGGAGCCCAGAGAGTCTGCTGCCCCCCGTGCTGCTTCGGCCTCCCCCTGAAACTGTGGAGCCCATGGAT GCGCTGGGTCCTAGCCTGCATGGACGAGAATGGACCTTGATGGATCTGGACATGGAGTTGTCTCTG ATGCAGCCTTTGGCTCCAGAGAGGGCTGAAGCTGAGCTGACAGTCAAGGACTTGACTTCTTCAGGTGTAG GGAAAGACCACACGCTGGGAACCCCACTCATGCTAGATGTTCAGGCGGATTTGGAGGGTGCAGCACTATCGGTGCCTGGGGCTTTAACCCTGTACAATGCCACCGAGAGCAATGCTTCCTACTTGGATCCTGGAGCCAGTCCCTCCTCTCCCTGA
- the Nol3 gene encoding nucleolar protein 3 isoform X1, translating to MGNMQERPSETIDRERKRLVETLQADSGLLLDALVARGVLTGPEYEALDALPDAERRVRRLLLLVQSKGEAACQELLRCAQQTVSMPDPAWDWQHVGPGYRDRSYDPPCPGHWTPEAPSSGTTCPGLPRASEEEEIGGPEDSEAVQPRTPEEPELEAEATKGDEPDLEQEMEPEPEPEVEPEPEPEPEPEPEPEPEPEPEPEPEAEPDFQEGDESEDS from the exons ATGGGTAACATGCAGGAGCGCCCATCGGAGACCATTGACCGGGAACGGAAACGGCTGGTAGAAACATTGCAGGCTGACTCTGGGTTGCTGCTGGACGCGCTGGTGGCCCGGGGCGTCCTCACTGGGCCTGAGTATGAAGCCTTGGATGCGCTGCCTGATGCAGAGCGCAGGGTGCGCCGCCTACTGCTGTTGGTGCAGAGCAAGGGCGAGGCAGCCTGCCAGGAACTACTGCGCTGTGCCCAGCAAACTGTGAGCATGCCAGACCCGGCCTGGGATTGGCAGCACGTTGGGCCTG gctACCGGGACCGCAGCTATGACCCTCCATGCCCAGGCCACTGGACGCCAGAGGCACCCAGTTCAGGGACCACATGTCCTGGGCTGCCCAGAGCTTCAGAGGAAGAGGAGATCGGAGGTCCTGAGGACTCTGAGGCAGTACAGCCTCGAACACCAGAGGAGCCAGAACTAGAAGCTGAAGCTACTAAAGGGGATGAGCCAGACCTGGAACAAGAAATGGAACCAGAACCAGAGCCAGAGGTAGAACCGGAGCcagagccggagccggagccggagccggagccggagccggagccggagccggagccggagccagAGGCAGAGCCTGACTTCCAAGAAGGGGATGAGTCTGAAG ATTCTTGA
- the Nol3 gene encoding nucleolar protein 3, with product MGNMQERPSETIDRERKRLVETLQADSGLLLDALVARGVLTGPEYEALDALPDAERRVRRLLLLVQSKGEAACQELLRCAQQTVSMPDPAWDWQHVGPGYRDRSYDPPCPGHWTPEAPSSGTTCPGLPRASEEEEIGGPEDSEAVQPRTPEEPELEAEATKGDEPDLEQEMEPEPEPEVEPEPEPEPEPEPEPEPEPEPEPEPEAEPDFQEGDESEGCENT from the exons ATGGGTAACATGCAGGAGCGCCCATCGGAGACCATTGACCGGGAACGGAAACGGCTGGTAGAAACATTGCAGGCTGACTCTGGGTTGCTGCTGGACGCGCTGGTGGCCCGGGGCGTCCTCACTGGGCCTGAGTATGAAGCCTTGGATGCGCTGCCTGATGCAGAGCGCAGGGTGCGCCGCCTACTGCTGTTGGTGCAGAGCAAGGGCGAGGCAGCCTGCCAGGAACTACTGCGCTGTGCCCAGCAAACTGTGAGCATGCCAGACCCGGCCTGGGATTGGCAGCACGTTGGGCCTG gctACCGGGACCGCAGCTATGACCCTCCATGCCCAGGCCACTGGACGCCAGAGGCACCCAGTTCAGGGACCACATGTCCTGGGCTGCCCAGAGCTTCAGAGGAAGAGGAGATCGGAGGTCCTGAGGACTCTGAGGCAGTACAGCCTCGAACACCAGAGGAGCCAGAACTAGAAGCTGAAGCTACTAAAGGGGATGAGCCAGACCTGGAACAAGAAATGGAACCAGAACCAGAGCCAGAGGTAGAACCGGAGCcagagccggagccggagccggagccggagccggagccggagccggagccggagccggagccagAGGCAGAGCCTGACTTCCAAGAAGGGGATGAGTCTGAAGGTTGTGAGAACACCTAA
- the Matcap1 gene encoding microtubule-associated tyrosine carboxypeptidase isoform X2, whose amino-acid sequence MLVSACRSVSLEVNSLGSCHDRTGCDPQERMVLDSGTQVYEQAPPSPPASSPSQHHKLKPSNRNGPPLYPWPQSLAMPLALAVPSALQHQTMWQTFSKLHLEQRSHMKRSESTYSVNSTGRRGRGKAPLGRGCDPGGGTLRPAASLPHIAKIRKDVVSGSNKSPCMLVALRPTNMDQEREKFFQSHYAYNPQFEYQEPMPMSVLEKYQEASGQFMHQAVGIIKAVLEKFGTYENFEAATGGQLLTKCQIWSIVRRYMQKEGCVGEVVVQLSEDLLSQAVMMVENSRPTLAINLTGARQYWLEGMLRHEIGTHYLRGVNNSRQPWHSTEGRQQYGLRPANPTEEGLASLHSVLFRKQPFLWRAALLYYTIHQAAHMSFRQLFQDLEQYVQDEDVRWEYCVRAKRGQTDTSLPGCFSKDQVYLDGILRILRHRQTIDFQLLTSLGKVSYEDVEQLRPHGVLDKTRVPHFMKDLDRYRQQLEHIMTTNRLDEAELGRLLPD is encoded by the exons ATGCTGGTCTCTGCATGCCGTTCTGTGTCCCTAGAGGTCAACAGTCTGGGAAGTTGTCACGACAGAACTGGATGTGACCCTCAGGAGAGAATGGTACTGGACTCGGGGACCCAGGTGTATGAGCAGGCACCCCCCAGCCCACCTGCCAGTTCCCCATCTCAGCACCATAAGCTGAAGCCCTCAAACCGAAATGGGCCACCCCTGTATCCCTGGCCTCAGTCCCTGGCTATGCCCTTGGCTTTGGCAGTTCCCTCAGCACTGCAGCACCAGACTATGTGGCAGACCTTCTCAAAGCTGCACTTGGAACAGCGTAGCCACATGAAGCGCAGCGAGAGCACCTACAGTGTAAATAGTACTGGCCGGCGGGGGCGTGGCAAAGCCCCACTTGGACGGGGATGTGATCCAGGTGGAGGGACCCTACGGCCTGCAGCCTCCTTACCTCACATTGCTAAGATTCGAAAGGATGTAGTCAGTGGTAGCAACAAGAGCCCCTGTATGTTGGTGGCCCTGCGGCCAACTAACATGGACCAGGAACGGGAAAAGTTCTTCCAGTCTCATTATGCCTACAATCCACAGTTCGAGTATCAGGAACCAATGCCAATGAGTGTGCTGGAGAAGTACCAGGAGGCCTCTGGGCAGTTCATGCATCAG GCAGTTGGCATCATTAAGGCTGTCCTGGAGAAGTTTGGCACTTATGAAAACTTTGAGGCTGCCACAGGGGGTCAGCTGCTGACCAAGTGCCAAATTTGGTCCATTGTGCGCAGATACATGCAGAAGGAGGGCTGTGTTGGGGAG GTTGTTGTACAACTGAGTGAAGATCTGCTGTCCCAGGCAGTGATGATGGTGGAGAACAGCCGACCCACATTGGCCATCAACTTGACCGGAGCCCGCCAGTACTGGTTGGAGGGCATGCTTCGGCACGAGATAG GCACCCACTACCTGCGTGGTGTGAATAATTCGCGACAACCATGGCACAGTACTGAAGGCAGACAGCAATACGGCCTTCGGCCAGCCAATCCCACTGAGGAGGGCCTGGCCAGCCTGCATAGTGTGCTGTTTCGAAAGCAACCGTTCCTGTGGCGTGCCGCCCTGCTCTACTATACCATCCACCAGGCGGCGCACATGTCCTTCCGCCAGCTCTTCCAGGATCTGGAGCAATACGTGCAAGATGAGGATGTACGCTGGGAGTACTGCGTCCGTGCCAAGCGAGGACAGACGGATACCTCACTGCCAG GCTGCTTCAGCAAGGACCAGGTGTACCTGGATGGCATTTTGCGCATCCTGCGGCACCGTCAGACCATCGATTTCCAGCTGCTGACCTCGCTGGGCAAG GTCTCCTATGAAGATGTGGAACAACTGCGACCCCATGGGGTACTAGATAAAACCAGAGTGCCCCACTTCATGAAGGACTTGGATCGTTACCGGCAGCAGCTGGAACACATCATGACTACCAACCGGCTAGATGAAGCGGAGCTGGGCCGCCTGCTGCCTGACTGA
- the Matcap1 gene encoding microtubule-associated tyrosine carboxypeptidase isoform X1 produces the protein MVLDSGTQVYEQAPPSPPASSPSQHHKLKPSNRNGPPLYPWPQSLAMPLALAVPSALQHQTMWQTFSKLHLEQRSHMKRSESTYSVNSTGRRGRGKAPLGRGCDPGGGTLRPAASLPHIAKIRKDVVSGSNKSPCMLVALRPTNMDQEREKFFQSHYAYNPQFEYQEPMPMSVLEKYQEASGQFMHQAVGIIKAVLEKFGTYENFEAATGGQLLTKCQIWSIVRRYMQKEGCVGEVVVQLSEDLLSQAVMMVENSRPTLAINLTGARQYWLEGMLRHEIGTHYLRGVNNSRQPWHSTEGRQQYGLRPANPTEEGLASLHSVLFRKQPFLWRAALLYYTIHQAAHMSFRQLFQDLEQYVQDEDVRWEYCVRAKRGQTDTSLPGCFSKDQVYLDGILRILRHRQTIDFQLLTSLGKVSYEDVEQLRPHGVLDKTRVPHFMKDLDRYRQQLEHIMTTNRLDEAELGRLLPD, from the exons ATGGTACTGGACTCGGGGACCCAGGTGTATGAGCAGGCACCCCCCAGCCCACCTGCCAGTTCCCCATCTCAGCACCATAAGCTGAAGCCCTCAAACCGAAATGGGCCACCCCTGTATCCCTGGCCTCAGTCCCTGGCTATGCCCTTGGCTTTGGCAGTTCCCTCAGCACTGCAGCACCAGACTATGTGGCAGACCTTCTCAAAGCTGCACTTGGAACAGCGTAGCCACATGAAGCGCAGCGAGAGCACCTACAGTGTAAATAGTACTGGCCGGCGGGGGCGTGGCAAAGCCCCACTTGGACGGGGATGTGATCCAGGTGGAGGGACCCTACGGCCTGCAGCCTCCTTACCTCACATTGCTAAGATTCGAAAGGATGTAGTCAGTGGTAGCAACAAGAGCCCCTGTATGTTGGTGGCCCTGCGGCCAACTAACATGGACCAGGAACGGGAAAAGTTCTTCCAGTCTCATTATGCCTACAATCCACAGTTCGAGTATCAGGAACCAATGCCAATGAGTGTGCTGGAGAAGTACCAGGAGGCCTCTGGGCAGTTCATGCATCAG GCAGTTGGCATCATTAAGGCTGTCCTGGAGAAGTTTGGCACTTATGAAAACTTTGAGGCTGCCACAGGGGGTCAGCTGCTGACCAAGTGCCAAATTTGGTCCATTGTGCGCAGATACATGCAGAAGGAGGGCTGTGTTGGGGAG GTTGTTGTACAACTGAGTGAAGATCTGCTGTCCCAGGCAGTGATGATGGTGGAGAACAGCCGACCCACATTGGCCATCAACTTGACCGGAGCCCGCCAGTACTGGTTGGAGGGCATGCTTCGGCACGAGATAG GCACCCACTACCTGCGTGGTGTGAATAATTCGCGACAACCATGGCACAGTACTGAAGGCAGACAGCAATACGGCCTTCGGCCAGCCAATCCCACTGAGGAGGGCCTGGCCAGCCTGCATAGTGTGCTGTTTCGAAAGCAACCGTTCCTGTGGCGTGCCGCCCTGCTCTACTATACCATCCACCAGGCGGCGCACATGTCCTTCCGCCAGCTCTTCCAGGATCTGGAGCAATACGTGCAAGATGAGGATGTACGCTGGGAGTACTGCGTCCGTGCCAAGCGAGGACAGACGGATACCTCACTGCCAG GCTGCTTCAGCAAGGACCAGGTGTACCTGGATGGCATTTTGCGCATCCTGCGGCACCGTCAGACCATCGATTTCCAGCTGCTGACCTCGCTGGGCAAG GTCTCCTATGAAGATGTGGAACAACTGCGACCCCATGGGGTACTAGATAAAACCAGAGTGCCCCACTTCATGAAGGACTTGGATCGTTACCGGCAGCAGCTGGAACACATCATGACTACCAACCGGCTAGATGAAGCGGAGCTGGGCCGCCTGCTGCCTGACTGA